In the genome of Variibacter gotjawalensis, one region contains:
- a CDS encoding DegT/DnrJ/EryC1/StrS family aminotransferase: MNKHAPIPVPFIDLKAQQQLLQPQVSQAIERVLAHGQYILGPEVRTLESDLSEFCGAKHVVSCSNGTDALALILMAKELKAGQAVLCPAFTFAATAEVIAWFGATAVFVDVHADTFNMDVRSLEAGIATAKKHGLDPVGVIPVDLFGQPVDYDAIEPVCEAHGLWMLCDAAQSFGGSYRDRSIGNIGMATATSFFPAKPLGCYGDGGAIFTNDTELDTILRSLRVHGEGVDRYDNVRIGMTGRLDTIQAAVLIEKLKIFRDEIAKRNEIAARYNAALSDIVTVPHVIDGATSVWAQYTIRVKPEQRDALAETLKAVGIPTAIYYRKPMHHQEAYKNNLVAGNGAPICEALAHEVISLPMHPYLEVPTQDRIVDAVRAALR; encoded by the coding sequence ATGAACAAGCACGCGCCGATACCTGTCCCGTTTATCGATCTCAAGGCCCAGCAGCAGCTGCTGCAGCCGCAGGTGTCGCAAGCGATCGAACGCGTATTGGCGCATGGGCAGTACATCCTAGGCCCAGAGGTGCGCACGCTCGAGTCCGACTTGTCGGAATTCTGCGGCGCCAAGCATGTCGTCTCGTGCTCGAACGGCACCGACGCGCTCGCGTTGATTTTGATGGCGAAGGAACTCAAAGCCGGCCAGGCAGTGCTGTGCCCAGCTTTCACTTTCGCCGCCACCGCCGAAGTGATTGCTTGGTTCGGCGCGACCGCAGTCTTTGTCGACGTCCATGCGGATACGTTCAACATGGATGTGCGCAGCCTGGAAGCTGGCATCGCGACCGCGAAAAAGCACGGGCTAGACCCGGTCGGCGTCATCCCGGTCGATCTCTTCGGTCAGCCCGTCGACTATGATGCGATCGAGCCCGTATGCGAGGCGCATGGTCTTTGGATGCTCTGCGACGCTGCGCAGTCGTTTGGCGGTTCGTATCGCGACCGCTCGATCGGCAACATCGGCATGGCGACCGCGACGAGTTTCTTTCCGGCAAAGCCGCTCGGCTGTTACGGCGACGGCGGCGCGATCTTCACTAACGATACCGAACTGGACACCATTCTGCGCTCGCTGCGTGTTCATGGCGAAGGTGTCGATCGATACGACAACGTTCGCATCGGGATGACCGGCCGACTCGACACGATTCAAGCCGCTGTGCTGATCGAGAAGTTGAAGATCTTCCGCGACGAGATCGCGAAGCGCAACGAAATCGCCGCCCGCTACAATGCGGCGCTAAGCGACATTGTCACGGTGCCGCATGTTATCGATGGCGCAACGTCGGTCTGGGCGCAGTACACGATCCGCGTGAAGCCCGAGCAGCGCGATGCGCTTGCCGAAACGCTGAAGGCGGTAGGCATCCCGACCGCGATCTACTATCGCAAGCCGATGCATCATCAGGAGGCCTACAAGAACAATCTGGTGGCCGGTAACGGCGCTCCGATTTGCGAGGCCCTCGCGCACGAAGTCATCAGTCTTCCGATGCACCCATATCTCGAAGTCCCGACGCAGGATCGCATCGTCGACGCGGTTCGCGCAGCGCTTCGCTGA